The DNA sequence TTCTCATCGGGGGCGGCATTTTTCTCTATTTAACAAAAGGTCAAATCCGTGTTCTGCCCACACCCTTTGGAAAAGCAACCGGTGTCCTTATCACCGCCGCCACGATGGTCTTGCTCGTGAGCCCAGCTTCATCGAATGGGTGGCTTGACTGGATCGTCCGCGGTCTTGGGGTCATCCTTCTGCTGACGGTGCTCCATGTCATCGCCATCGGATGGGTCAATCTAAGACTTCCACTTCAGACCGACCCGGCGCCAACACAGGTGCGGGGGCGCTGGGCTCAATCCCTAAAAAAGCAAGGCGAGGATCGGGAGGTGGATGCATCACATCCCGGAGAATCAGGATCCAAGAAGAAATGACCATAGATCGTGAAACGCGGGCGCGTCAGCTCATCGCTGGAAGCCGTTCGCCCGTTATTCTCACCGGAGCCGGTTTTTCCGCGGAGAGCGGTGTGCCGACTTTCAGAGGGGCCGGCGGTTTATGGGAGGGTTTCCAGGCCGAGGAACTGGCGACGCCGCAAGCCTTCGCAGCCGATCCTGAAAAGGTCTGGCGATGGTATGCGTGGAGAAGAGGTAAGGTTGATGAAGCCCGGCCCCATGCCGGACACCGATCATTGGTTCAATGGCAACGGCGGTTGCCATCCC is a window from the Candidatus Eisenbacteria bacterium genome containing:
- a CDS encoding NAD-dependent deacylase translates to MTIDRETRARQLIAGSRSPVILTGAGFSAESGVPTFRGAGGLWEGFQAEELATPQAFAADPEKVWRWYAWRRGKVDEARPHAGHRSLVQWQRRLPS